Sequence from the Methanobacterium alkalithermotolerans genome:
TAGGAGTATAAATCATGTCCTCTAATTCTTGGAAGGTGGGTAATGATTCAAGATCTTTATCTTTGGCTCTGTTGATTTGAGTGTTTCTACCTATAGAGAGTTCCAGATGATCATTACGGAATTTAACCTGAGGGTTTTGAATAATAATGGCATCCCCTATATTTAATGGAATTTCAGCCTTATCATCCCATAATGAAGCCCTTATGGATCCAGTATCATCTCCTACTTCCATAGAACGAACTATTCCCGGGCTTCCATCATCTCTCTGGAATTCATTAGGATCATAAAGGTCAATTACACGTGCCACTAGCTTTAAGTTTCGGTCATCTTCCTCCAGGTCGTCTATTTTCTTGCTGGTGTAGATGATGTCTTCCAATTCTTCAAAGGAAGGTAGATCCTTTAAGTCATCTTTTTGAGGTTCCAGTAACCTTGAAGTTTTACCAATACTTAAGTCCACACTGTATAGGCCTAATTTAGTTCTAGCATTTTCAATACGAATTGCTTCACCTATTTTAAGACCAGTGTGGGCTTTATCATCCCAGAGGGATATTTTAACCACTCCCGTCTCATCAGCAATATCTGCTGAACGAACCAGACCTGTACTTCCATCTTCTCTCTGGAATTCTCTAGGTTCGTTTATACTCACTATACGCCCCACAATATCTATCTCTTCTCCTTCATCCTGTATGTCAACAATATTACCTATTTTAACAGGTTCCAAATGTTTTTTATATTCATTGAGTAATTCCACCAGTTTTTTATCAGATTCCGGGTTTATGACTATTCTACTATTCCAGTTGGTGTTGATGCGGTATCCTTCTGCTGCATATTCATCAAATTCCACATTTCCACCCATAATTTTCAGAATATCGCCTTTATTTATATTCAAAGAAGTGTCGTCATTCCATAGAGTAACTCTTATTTTTCCAGTATCATCGGCAATTTCAATAGATTTTACTGATCCGGCCGATCCATCTGATCTTTCAAAGGTAATGGGGTCCTGTACCTTGGTTACCAATCCAATTACACTTATATCCTTTTTTTCGTGAGCGTCCCCTATCTTAAACATTTTTTCTTCAATTTCAGGGACATCATAGTCCCCTTTTATAATTCTACCTACCCATGAATGAGTAAGAGATATTTCACCTTCTCTACTTCGGCTTTGTGCCCCTAAAATTTTAACCGGGTCATTTTCCTGTAGATCCAGGTCTTTTATCAGATCTGTGTCCCGGTTCCAGAGAGTATATGTAATTTGTCCTGTTTCATCCTGAAGTTCAAGAGAAGCCACTTTACCCTCATTTCCATCCCTATCAAAGGTCCTGATTCTGGAAATGCGCACTATTCGGGCTATAATATTTACTTCCTGGTCCTCCTCAATAGAGTTGATGGGAGTTATTTCTTCATGATAAACCGGTAAATTAGCATCCTCATCAAGCACGTCAATGGTTGATCGGGGTTGCAGATGAATTTCTTTTCTTCCCCGATATCCCTCTTTTACACTTACCCCGTGGATGTGGATTACATCCCCTTCTTTAATTTTTTTTAGTAATTTGATGTTTTCTGTCCAGAAAACTACCCTGACATCTTCTGTTTCATCAGCAACTACAAGATTAGCTACTTTACCCTCTTTTCCTTTGCGGGTAGTGAATTTTTTAGGATTTGAAATCTGCATTACCCTTCCCTTGAGTGTCAGTTTGTCGGCACCCTCTTCCATTTTGGATATTTTATCCATTTTATGATCTTTTTTATCTGCAAGGGGTTCATTTTTTTCTTTAGTGAATTCAGCCACTATCATGCGGGCCATATCAATATCATTCATGAAGCTTACATCTTCATATTCTTTTTTCATTCCTTCCATGCGCTTAAGGAATTCCTCCTGGGAGATTTTATCCTTTATTTTAAGGTATTCCTGCTTTATTTCCTTATTCATTTGTAGTCCCTCACTATAATGATATGACTCACCTATGTTATTTATAAACTTGGTGAGCTTTTGACAAGTAATAAACCATGCCTGCTACCACTTGTAATTTAAACTAAGTATTACTAAGTATATAAATATTATTATTAGAATGGAGTTTATGATAATTGTAGGAAGTGACAATATAATCTGAAATCCTGCCCCTTAGATGATTGCAGTAACCTTTGAAATCCTTAAATCATGCCCTCTGAATAACTTATTTATAACATGAACATAGTTATAAATATAAATAAAGAACTTTTTTAAAATAATATATTTAGTACATTTTATATGGATTTTGAAGTTTAAATCCTAAAATAATGATTTGCAGGTTTCAGATAGGGATTATAAATTCCAATCAAATAGTAAAGACTAAAAATACTTCCCCAGCAGATAATTGATAGTCCTTAGTATTTCCATTGGCCGATTTTTATGATTTAAATGGAATATGAGTTTGAAAATAAAAAAATTATGATATTTAGGGTATAAAGGAGGATTATGCATGACCATGACCATGGCAGAAAAAATACTGGCTAAATCCGCCGGTAAAAAAGAAACTGAAGCAGGAGAAATTGTAATGGCAAATATTGACGTTGCAATGACTCACGATTTAACCGGACCTCTTTCAGTAGAGTCATTTGAAAAAATTGGAACCCCCCAGGTATGGGATCCTGAAAAAATAGTGGTCATTTTCGATCACCAGGTCCCTGCTGATTCCATTGATGCCGCTAATAATCACCTCATCATGAGAGAATTTGTAAAAAGTCAGAATATAAATAATTTTTACGATGTAAATGAAGGAGTTTGCCACCAGATATTACCTGAAAAAGGACATATAGTACCAGGAGAATTGGTAGTAGGAACAGACTCCCATACCTGTACCCACGGTGCTTTGGGCGCATTTTCAACCGGAATTGGATCTACGGATATGGCCATGGTATTTTCCACCGGCCAATTATGGTTTAAGGTTCCTGAAACAATTCGATTTGAGATTGAAGGAAATCTAAAACCCCATGTGTATGCTAAAGATGTAGTACTGGACATCATAGGAAAGGTTGGAGCAGATGGAGCCACCTATAAATCATGTGAATTTGCAGGAGAAACCGTAAGCAACATGTCTGTATCGGACCGTATGGTAATGTGTAATATGGCCATTGAAATGGGAGGTAAAACCGGTCTGGTGGAACCTGACCAAAAAACACTCCAGTATGTTCAAAATCACTCCTCCAAATCTTATGAAATTATGAAAACAGATTTAGATGCCCCTTCCCTGGAGAAGATGTATATTGATGTGGACGAACTGGAACCTCAAATCGCCTGTCCCCACAATGTGGATAATGTTAAGGGAGTAAGTGACGTGCAGGGAATAGAAATTGATCAGGTTTTCCTGGGATCCTGTACCAATGGAAGGATAAGTGACCTTCGTGATGCTGCAAAAATATTGAAGGGTAAAAAAGTAAATAGTGGTGTAAGAATGCTGGTAATCCCTGCTTCCAGAGATATATACCGTAAAGCACTGGATGAAGGATTAATGAATATCTTCGTAGATGCAGGAGTCCTGGTATGTAACCCCTGTTGTGGACCATGCTTAGGAGGTCATATTGGACTGCTGGGTCCTGGTGAAGTAAGCTTATCCACCTCTAACCGGAATTTTAAAGGGCGTCAGGGAAGTGCAGATGCAGAAGTATACCTTTCATCTGCAGCAGTAGCTGCTGCTTCAGCAATAACAGGGAAAATAACTGATCCCCGGTAATTAGCTGTTTGAATAGGAGTATGTTAAAATAATAAAGGTGTTAATTATGAAAGGGAAAGTATGGAAGTTTGGAGATGACATTGATACAGACATCATAATTCCAGGGCGCTACCTGGTTATGAGAGACCCTGAAGAACTGGCTGAACATGTAATGGAAGGTTTAGATCCTGAATTTAATAAAAAAGTTAATAAGGGAGATGTTATATTAGGCGGTAAGAATTTTGGATGCGGTTCATCCCGGGAACACGCTCCGCTGGCTCTTATCGGGGCAGGGATATCCGCCGTCATTGCCGAATCATTTGCCCGGATTTTCTACCGGAACTCTATAAATGTGGGTTTACCCCTCCTGGAGGCTCCTGGAATATCAAAACATCTGGAAAATGGAGACGAAATAGAAATTGATATGGAAAAAGGTGTTATTCGAAAAATAAATTCTAAAGAAGAATATCCCTTCCAGAAGTTGCCAGAGTTTATGCTTGAAATTCTGGAAAAAGGTGGATTAATCCCCTATGTTAAGGAAAAGATGGACTAGTTTAGATTATTTGATTTAAAAGGTGAGTTTATATGTATAAAATATCAGTTATACCTGGAGATGGAATTGGAAAAGAAGTAATGGAGGCTACCCTCCATGTAATGGAAGCTTTAAATCTGGAATTTGATTATGTCTATGCTGACGCCGGAGATGAATATGAAGAAATTAGTGGCATAGCTTTACCTCCGGAAACCATCGATATCGTTAGAAATTCACAGGCATGTCTTTTTGGAGCTGCAGGAGAATCAGCAGCAGATGTAATTGTTAAGATGAGGCAAGAGCTGGATTTATATGTTAATTTAAGACCAGTGAAATCTTATCCCGGTACCAAAAGTGTTTTTGATGATCTGGACTTTGTTATTGTGAGGGAAAATACAGAAGGAATGTACATCGGATTAGAGGAGTATACTGAGGAGGGTGCTGTGGCCAAGAGGGTTATTACTCGTCGGGCTTCAGAGAGGATATCCCGGTTTGCCTTTGATTATGCTAAAAAAACCGGGCGAAAAAAAGTAACCGCGGTACACAAAGCCAATGTTCTTAAAAAAACAGACGGTGTATTCAAAGATAGTTTCTACAAAGTAGGAGAAGAATACCCTGATTTGGAAAAAGAAGACTTCTATGTGGATGCCACCGCCATGTACTTTTTAACCAAACCACAAATATTCGACGTACTGGTTACCACCAACCTCTTTGGAGACATACTCTCAGATGAGGGAGCCGGACTGGTAGGAGGACTGGGACTAATACCATCAGCCAACATAGGAGACAAACAAGGACTATTCGAACCAGTACACGGATCAGCACCACGCCACGCAGGTAAGGGAACTGCTAACCCGGCAGCCATGATGCTTTCTGCAGTTTTAATGCTTGATTATTTGGAAGAACATGATGAAGCACGTAAAATGGAAAAAGCTCTAATTGATGTGCTGGCTGAAGGAAAAGTGGTAACTGGTGATTTAGGTGGAACTGCTTCTACCATGGAAATGGCAGCTGAGGTGAGAAAAAAATTGGAGTCCCTCTCTTAATTTTTTAAAACCCTTTATTTTCTCTTTTTTAGCTTAACTTTAAAATCCATTGATATTCATTTTAATTTGTTTAAAAGCAGGATATTTATATTCCATGAACATTATTTAATTAATGAGTTAATTAAGTATGAAATAATAAATTGTAGGTAAAAAATATGGAAACTGCAGATGTACGTCAGGATATTCCCTTATTGGAAGATTTAATATATTTAGACGCAGCCAGTACCACGCCCACACCCATACCCGTAGTGGAGGCAATGTGTGATTACTTTTATAAATATAATGCTAATACTGGACGGGGAGCGTACTCCATGGCAGTTAAAGCCACCCAAAAAATGGCAGAGTCCCGGGGGAAAGTGGCGGGATTTATAAATGCTCTCCCGGAGGAAGTTGTTTTTACCAAGAATACCACCGAAGCCATAAATATTGTGGCCCAGGGGCTTTCATTTAAAAAAGGAGACTCTCTGGTAGTACCAAATATTGAACATCACTCCAATTTCCTTCCCTGGTTGAATCTTAAAAAAAAGGGAGTGGATGTAAGAGTAGTTAAAGCTGATGCAGATGGTATTCTGGATCCTTCGAAGATTGAAGATGCAGTGGACCATACTACCCGGCTTATAACCCTCACCCATGTTTCCAATGCTCTGGGATCACGGCAAGATGTGGAGGAGATAGGTAAAATTGCTGAAGAAAAAGGCAGCCTTTATATGGTGGATGCCGCCCAGTCAGTAGGCCATATAAAAATCGATGTAAAAAAAATGAAAGCAGATTTTGTAGCTTTTCCCGGGCATAAAGGAACTTTAGGTCCGGTAGGAACAGGATTTCTGTATTGCAACCCTGAAGAAGCTCTTAATCTTGAATCAACCATCCTGGGAGGAGGTACAGTAAGTGATGTATCTGAAAGTGGTTATGTGTTAGAAGAATTTCCAGCTCGTTTTGAAGCAGGTACTCCCAATATAGCTGGTTTTATTGGTTTAGGAGCATCTATAGATTATATTAAAAAGATAGGCCTGGAAAAAATTGAAAAGCATAGCAAAAGCAGTACCCGCTTACTCTATGATTCTCTGGTAGAATTGAAAAATGTGACCTGTTATGGTGACCCCCAAAACATTTATGGTATAGTATCCTTCAACATTAATAATATGAATCCACATGACGTGGCCAAAATACTGGATGAAGTTAAAGGAATCTGTGTGAGAAGTGGTTATCACTGTGCCATACCTGCAATAAAGCATGTTGGTGCTTATGAAAAAGGAGGAACTGTGCGTGCCTCACTGCATTATTACAATACCTTGGAAGAAATCCAGGTGCTAGCAGATACGGTGGAAGAAATAGCAAAAACGTTTGGAGATTAAAAATGGATAAAGTACAGATTATAGCACTTATTTTCATATTTTTAATGGTTGTAAGCAGTGTTGGAGCAGTTATTCTCTATTTATAATATCTGAAGTAGGGATTCTCTAATTAAAGGAGGGAAATTTATGGTTAAATTTAAATTAGGAGCAGTTGTAGCTGAATTTAATTATGATATAACTCATATGATGCTTGAACTGGCTAAAGAACATGCTAAATTTTTAGATTCGGAGATTACTAAAGTAATAACCGTTCCAGGAGTTTTTGATATGCCTCTGGCAATTAAAAAGCTTTTAAAGGAAGAAGACATTGATGCAGTAATAACTCTTGGGGCCGTTATTGAAGGTTCAACTGACCATGATCAGATAGTGGTGCAGCACGCTTCGCGTAAAATAGCAGATTTAGCCCTGGAATATGATAAACCAGTGGCTTTAGGAATATCAGGTCCTGGAATGACTCGTTTAGAAGCTCATCAGAGGGTTGAATACGGTAAACGTGCTGTAGAAGCTGCAGTAAAAATGTGTGAAAGGTTGAAGTAAACCCTACAACCATTTTTTTATTTTAAATTAATTTTTTTATTCCGGTCTATCCTTAGAACCTTTTTCTGATTTTATGTCCTGCCCTTTTGTTGTTTTTCTAAAAAAAATAATTTTTTTTAAGTTTTTGAATTTATGATTAGTGCCAGTATTTAATCCCGAATAGACTAATCAGTTATTTAAATTATAAAGAGGGAAATAATAAATATAAAAAATAATGTTTTTATTTAGATTTTAAAGTTTGATTTGATGATTTAATTAAACTATAGAAGGTTAAAAAATGAGTACCATAAAAATTATGCCCTGCCTGGATATGAAAGACGGGCGGGTGGTAAAGGGAGTAAACTTTGTGGAATTAAAAGATGCAGGAGATCCGGTGGAAAATGCCATTTTCTACCAGGAAGAAGGGGCAGATGAACTGGCTATCCTGGACATTTCTGCTACTCTTGAAAACCGTAAAACTCGTCTTGAATGGGTAAAAAGTGTTTCAGATGTGACAGATATTCCTTTAACCGTGGGGGGAGGAATTTCATCTTTAGAAGATATAGAACTAACTTTTAAAGCCGGTGCTGACAAGGTGTCCATAAATAGTGCAGCGGTAAAAAATCCAGAGCTTATAAAAGAAGCTTCTCAAAAATACGGCCCTGAAAGGATAACTGTGGCTATTGATGGTATTCGTAATAGTAGTCTTCCATCAGGATTTGAAGTGGTGGTGGCTGGAGGTAAAAAGCCGGTGGGTCTGGATGCTGTGGAATGGGCCAAGAAATGTGAAACTTTAGGTGCAGGAGTTATCTTGCCCACCAGTATGGATGGAGATGGTACTAAAGGCGGTTATGATCTTGAATTTACATCTGCTATATCTAATGCTGTTAAAATTCCAGTTATTGCCTCTGGAGGAGCAGGTAAATTAAATGATTTTTATGATGCTGTTACTGAAGGCGGGGCGGAAATATTGCTTGCTGCTTCAGTATTTCATTACCGTATATTAGGTATCGGTGAATTAAAGGAATATTTAAAGGATAAAGGGCTGGATATATCCCTTTAATAGTTATTAATTTGAATGGAATCCTTAAATTATTATTTCTGGGAGATTTTTATATGGAGATACTTACCCCTAAAGATTTAAAAGAAAAATTCGATGACCCCTGGATTGCCCCCTACCAGAAAGTGCTTACCCTGGTAGATAAGGATCTGGTGGAGATTGTAGAATACCATCCCTGTGTATCTGGTTCCCACTGGGTGGTAAGTCAATACCAGCGCAGCAGTGATTTAATCCTGTCCTCATTTCGGGATGGTAATAAACATGTTTTCCTGGCCAAAATAGGAAAAACACCCCTGGAATTAAAGGCCAGTGTTAATGCTGCCGGTATTGAAGAAGTTTCTGTGGATAAAGACGAGGTAAAGGTAGTTCATGCTGGTCTGGCTGGTGCGGGTGTAGGTGCTGCCATGTGCCGGGGAATGGCCCAGGGAGTAAAAAGAATAGAACTTTATGAAGTAGGAGGAGGCTCTAAGCTGGGTAAAGCAGCGGTGGTAACTCCTAGAATGGAAAAGGTAGTTATAGGTGTAGATGATACTGATACTAAAGAGGAAGGAGCTACCTGGACCATGGCCCATAATATGGGAATGGAGCTGGCTAAGCAGGGATTCCATTATTTGGACCATGTAATTATTCAGTTGTATCCACATAACCCCCATAAAACCCAAAACTGTGTTTCAGTGGCTCTAACTTTTGGAGTAAATCCTGGTGAAAAGGAAAAACTGGTTGAAAAAGCGGTTGAAATCTTAAAAAGGAATACTCTATCTGATAAAACTGCCATAGCAGTACTAAAAGGTATTCAGGTTCCACAAGATCTGAGAATTTATGCAGAAAAGGCTAAAAAATCAATGATTACTGTGGAAGAATCTGAAAATGTGGCTGATAATCTAAATATAGAATTGATAGAAGTTACAGGAGCCCAGGGAAAAATTGGGGCTCTGGCTGCTTTAGGACTGTATGATGATGTAGAAGAGGCAGTTAAAGTTTATTATTAATTATTAAAATAAAAATTCAAAAACCTCCCCTGGGAGGAAGTAGCAAACTCCATGTCTGAATTTACTGTGTTTAAAATTTCTACCCTTAATTCGTGACTGCCCCAGTAGGCATAGTAAGTTAGTTGGGGATTATCTTCATTCCAGGTAATGGTTCTAACCCTCACCTCATTAATGAATATATTGTAGGTGCCATTACGGAGTATACCCCGGGTAGACGTTATTTTTTCCCCATTCATGTAAATATCAATTGTTCTGGCACTTTGAGTGTTGGTCTTAATGATAACACCTTCTTCCAGGGTTAAATTTTCAGACACATTTCCCTGCAGAGTCAAAGCTTTTTGAACATATAAATTATCAAATACTTTGCGTATATTTCCATCAGGTATGGTCTCTCTTATTTCTACATTAAGGTTTAAGCGGGCTTCCCGGGGGATTCGAAGAATATTCTCTTCTCCAGGTCGGGGCTGTTTTAGAACATAGCCCTGTCCATTAATAAATAATTTATCATCATTTTTGAGTCCTAATGTATCTAAAGCTTCTTTAGGGGAACGTATAATTGTATCTTCATTTTCCAGGGCGCTATCCACTGTATAAGGTCCCCTTACATCAAAAGTCCGGTTATCAGTGGTATTTCTCCAGATTATAAGGTTTCTGGAAGCAGGTTCAATTGATATTTTCCCTTCATCCACACTAACTGCTCCCAGTAAAGTGGAGAGCATGGCCAACAGTATAAGGCTGGAAACCAGAATAGGAAAATGCATATAAGTAAATGATTTTAAAGACTGGGTACGGCCATCCTTTCTCCATAGAATATTTAAAGATCTTTTAATAAGTTTTACAATATAATACGCAGCAATTACCACCCCAATCAGACCTATAATAATTCCTAAAGCAGGGGGAACCTGTCTGATAAAGAAAAGTGAAAAAACACCTAATGATGCCAGGGAAATGCCTAAAATACCCATTCGGATATATCTTCCCAACGAATCCATCATGGTGACCCTTCCATATTCCAGGGCCCGGTCTACAATAGTGCGTACCACTTCATTAGCCACCACATTGAGTTCCGTTAAGGTTGACATGTCATGATGAATACTGCCAATATCCACTTCTTTTATTTTAAGACCCTGTACATCAGCATCCAGTACTATACCCACATCAACCCCATAGTCTTCTTCAAAGCGTATTTTGCTTAAAGATGTTCTTTTACCTGCAAATTGGCCACTTAAAGGTTGATCAAATTTGATTTCAGGAAAGAAAAAATTTAAAAGGGGTTTGGCCGTAAGTTCTGTCACCCTTCCAGCTTTTCTTTTAAACTTGGTTTTGGTAATATCTGCTTTTCCTTCTAAAATGGGCTGGATTATTTTTTCCACCTGTTTTGGAGAAATATTTTCCAGATCAGCGTCAATAAATGCAATTATGTCGCCTTTTGAAACTTTAAAGCCAGTTTTTATAGCAGAACCTTTTCCTAGATTTCTCATATGAGAAAAAACTTTAGCTCCTGCATTTTTTGCCAGCTCACCGGTGTTGTCCTGGGATCCATCATCAACTACTATTACTTCAGTAACATAGTCCAGGGAAAGAGCAGCCTTAACCACATTAGCTACAGTTTTACTCTCATTAAATGCAGGAATGACCACTGATACTGTCATTTCTGCAGATGGTTTTTTGTTTTTTAATGAAGTTATCAGAAACAATAAAATCAATATAAACCAGGACAATTTTGCACCTCAAATAATTAAATAAAAGCTTCCTTGAAATTTAAATATTTTAAAATTCTTGCTTTTAGAAGTAAGTTACTAGTAATTTATTCCACTTAAAATATTAATTTATTTCCCTTGACTATTGATTGGTAACTAACTTAAATAATACCAGATATATAAATATATCTAGAATTTTTAGTAGATGAAATCTCTTTTATATTAAAAAATGTATAAGGTGAATCTAAACCATGAAACCTAAAGTAATGATACTTCTAGGCAGTGCTTCTGATTATAATATTGCAGAAAAAGCACTCGATATTTTAGAACAGCTGAAAATACCATATGATTTAAGAGTAGCTTCTGCTCATAGAACACATGAAAAGGTAAAAAAAATCGTATTAGAATCTACCCGCCAAGGAGTAGAGGTTTTTATAGGGATTGCAGGACTTTCTGCTCACCTTCCAGGTATAATTGCCGCCAATACTCACCGCCCGGTGGTGGGGGTTCCAGTTGATGTTAAGGTAGGAGGGCTGGATGCCCTTTTTGCATCTTCACAGATGCCTTTCCCCGCACCGGTAGCCACAGTAGGAGTTGACCGTGGGGAAAATGGTGCTCTTCTGGCTGCTCAGATAATAGGTATAACTGACGAAGAAGTCAGAAAAAGATTTAGTCAGTTAAGAGAAAGCTTCTATAGTAAAGTAGAAAGAGATGAAAACCAACTATTGAATAATATGGGAGGGAATTACTATTTCCCCGCAGATATTGATTTCACCTCAAAAGAGGAAGTGAAGATTACAGAGGAATCTGCTTCAACAGATACTCCGATGGTAGCAGTTATTCCAGGAAGCTATTCAGATATGAGTGTAGCCAAGAAAACCACGAATTTTTTGGATAGAATGGATATAACCTATGATTTAAATGTTATCTCACCAATACGCTATCCTGAACGTTTTGAAAAGTACATGGAAAGAATGAAGGATGTTAAGCTATTTATTGCCATAACCGGTCTTTCAGCCCATGTTACAGGAGCGGTGGTGGCTTTAAGTGAAAAACCAGTTATTGGAGTACCCTGTCCTTTAAGGATGGGTGGACTTGACTCTCTTCTTTCCATGGTCAATATGCCTCCTGGTGTACCGGTTGGTACAGTGGGAGTGGCTAATGGTGGAAATGCTGCTATTTTAGCTGCTGAAATGCTGGCCATTGGTAATAAAGAGCTTGATAACCGGGTTAAAAGGTTGAAAAATAAGGCGATAGAATAATCATCCTTTATTTTTTTTTTACTTATTTTTATAAAGAATTAAAGCCCCAGAAGCAGCCACTATTATAATTAAAGTTAATATAAGCAGATAGTTTTTA
This genomic interval carries:
- a CDS encoding OB-fold nucleic acid binding domain-containing protein — protein: MNKEIKQEYLKIKDKISQEEFLKRMEGMKKEYEDVSFMNDIDMARMIVAEFTKEKNEPLADKKDHKMDKISKMEEGADKLTLKGRVMQISNPKKFTTRKGKEGKVANLVVADETEDVRVVFWTENIKLLKKIKEGDVIHIHGVSVKEGYRGRKEIHLQPRSTIDVLDEDANLPVYHEEITPINSIEEDQEVNIIARIVRISRIRTFDRDGNEGKVASLELQDETGQITYTLWNRDTDLIKDLDLQENDPVKILGAQSRSREGEISLTHSWVGRIIKGDYDVPEIEEKMFKIGDAHEKKDISVIGLVTKVQDPITFERSDGSAGSVKSIEIADDTGKIRVTLWNDDTSLNINKGDILKIMGGNVEFDEYAAEGYRINTNWNSRIVINPESDKKLVELLNEYKKHLEPVKIGNIVDIQDEGEEIDIVGRIVSINEPREFQREDGSTGLVRSADIADETGVVKISLWDDKAHTGLKIGEAIRIENARTKLGLYSVDLSIGKTSRLLEPQKDDLKDLPSFEELEDIIYTSKKIDDLEEDDRNLKLVARVIDLYDPNEFQRDDGSPGIVRSMEVGDDTGSIRASLWDDKAEIPLNIGDAIIIQNPQVKFRNDHLELSIGRNTQINRAKDKDLESLPTFQELEDMIYTPKSIENLEEEDRNVKISGELTEAFGGRILSYRCPNCNNRLESSEEEYICDFCGEETDEPRYLLMVPARIEDDTGDIRVTFFGKQAEKLLEMSTQEVADVIAKSADEGALEEKVEDLNGRNITIIGDANFDEYNEEVRLNPKKIVKIEL
- the hacA gene encoding homoaconitase large subunit, producing the protein MTMTMAEKILAKSAGKKETEAGEIVMANIDVAMTHDLTGPLSVESFEKIGTPQVWDPEKIVVIFDHQVPADSIDAANNHLIMREFVKSQNINNFYDVNEGVCHQILPEKGHIVPGELVVGTDSHTCTHGALGAFSTGIGSTDMAMVFSTGQLWFKVPETIRFEIEGNLKPHVYAKDVVLDIIGKVGADGATYKSCEFAGETVSNMSVSDRMVMCNMAIEMGGKTGLVEPDQKTLQYVQNHSSKSYEIMKTDLDAPSLEKMYIDVDELEPQIACPHNVDNVKGVSDVQGIEIDQVFLGSCTNGRISDLRDAAKILKGKKVNSGVRMLVIPASRDIYRKALDEGLMNIFVDAGVLVCNPCCGPCLGGHIGLLGPGEVSLSTSNRNFKGRQGSADAEVYLSSAAVAAASAITGKITDPR
- a CDS encoding 3-isopropylmalate dehydratase small subunit, producing the protein MKGKVWKFGDDIDTDIIIPGRYLVMRDPEELAEHVMEGLDPEFNKKVNKGDVILGGKNFGCGSSREHAPLALIGAGISAVIAESFARIFYRNSINVGLPLLEAPGISKHLENGDEIEIDMEKGVIRKINSKEEYPFQKLPEFMLEILEKGGLIPYVKEKMD
- a CDS encoding isocitrate/isopropylmalate family dehydrogenase, which codes for MYKISVIPGDGIGKEVMEATLHVMEALNLEFDYVYADAGDEYEEISGIALPPETIDIVRNSQACLFGAAGESAADVIVKMRQELDLYVNLRPVKSYPGTKSVFDDLDFVIVRENTEGMYIGLEEYTEEGAVAKRVITRRASERISRFAFDYAKKTGRKKVTAVHKANVLKKTDGVFKDSFYKVGEEYPDLEKEDFYVDATAMYFLTKPQIFDVLVTTNLFGDILSDEGAGLVGGLGLIPSANIGDKQGLFEPVHGSAPRHAGKGTANPAAMMLSAVLMLDYLEEHDEARKMEKALIDVLAEGKVVTGDLGGTASTMEMAAEVRKKLESLS
- a CDS encoding cysteine desulfurase, with translation METADVRQDIPLLEDLIYLDAASTTPTPIPVVEAMCDYFYKYNANTGRGAYSMAVKATQKMAESRGKVAGFINALPEEVVFTKNTTEAINIVAQGLSFKKGDSLVVPNIEHHSNFLPWLNLKKKGVDVRVVKADADGILDPSKIEDAVDHTTRLITLTHVSNALGSRQDVEEIGKIAEEKGSLYMVDAAQSVGHIKIDVKKMKADFVAFPGHKGTLGPVGTGFLYCNPEEALNLESTILGGGTVSDVSESGYVLEEFPARFEAGTPNIAGFIGLGASIDYIKKIGLEKIEKHSKSSTRLLYDSLVELKNVTCYGDPQNIYGIVSFNINNMNPHDVAKILDEVKGICVRSGYHCAIPAIKHVGAYEKGGTVRASLHYYNTLEEIQVLADTVEEIAKTFGD
- the ribH gene encoding 6,7-dimethyl-8-ribityllumazine synthase — protein: MVKFKLGAVVAEFNYDITHMMLELAKEHAKFLDSEITKVITVPGVFDMPLAIKKLLKEEDIDAVITLGAVIEGSTDHDQIVVQHASRKIADLALEYDKPVALGISGPGMTRLEAHQRVEYGKRAVEAAVKMCERLK
- the hisF gene encoding imidazole glycerol phosphate synthase subunit HisF encodes the protein MSTIKIMPCLDMKDGRVVKGVNFVELKDAGDPVENAIFYQEEGADELAILDISATLENRKTRLEWVKSVSDVTDIPLTVGGGISSLEDIELTFKAGADKVSINSAAVKNPELIKEASQKYGPERITVAIDGIRNSSLPSGFEVVVAGGKKPVGLDAVEWAKKCETLGAGVILPTSMDGDGTKGGYDLEFTSAISNAVKIPVIASGGAGKLNDFYDAVTEGGAEILLAASVFHYRILGIGELKEYLKDKGLDISL
- the mmp11 gene encoding methanogenesis marker protein 11, producing the protein MEILTPKDLKEKFDDPWIAPYQKVLTLVDKDLVEIVEYHPCVSGSHWVVSQYQRSSDLILSSFRDGNKHVFLAKIGKTPLELKASVNAAGIEEVSVDKDEVKVVHAGLAGAGVGAAMCRGMAQGVKRIELYEVGGGSKLGKAAVVTPRMEKVVIGVDDTDTKEEGATWTMAHNMGMELAKQGFHYLDHVIIQLYPHNPHKTQNCVSVALTFGVNPGEKEKLVEKAVEILKRNTLSDKTAIAVLKGIQVPQDLRIYAEKAKKSMITVEESENVADNLNIELIEVTGAQGKIGALAALGLYDDVEEAVKVYY